In Apostichopus japonicus isolate 1M-3 chromosome 5, ASM3797524v1, whole genome shotgun sequence, a single window of DNA contains:
- the LOC139967543 gene encoding C-signal-like: MPSIAVVQGASRGIGLQFCRTLLQRTEVNVIATCRCPDQALDLNCLYKEHKERLNVMKMDVTQEDAIKETAEMVEQQFKKVDLLINCAAMLHPSGRGETSLRDVSFEGVQATLATNTIGPLLMAKYFSPMLSKGSGSFGLHSSNKKETHSGILVNMSARVGSISDNGLGGWYSYRMSKSALNMATRNLSIELRRRSKGKVICIALHPGTVNTDLSRPYHRNVPKEKLFSTLHSVECMMAVISKLTLMDSGKYFAFDGTKIPF; the protein is encoded by the exons ATGCCATCCATCGCAGTAGTCCAGGGTGCTAGCAGAGGTATCGGCCTCCAATTTTGTCGCACACTCCTTCAGAGAACTGAAGTGAATGTGATAGCAACGTGCAGATGCCCAGACCAAGCCCTTGATCTGAACTGTCTATACAAAGAACATAAAGAGAGGCTAAATGTGATGAAGATGGATGTAACTCAAGAAGATGCAATTAAAGAGACAGCCGAGATGGTAGAGCAACAATTCAAGAAAGTAGATTTGTTGATAAACTGTGCTGCTATGCTCCATCCTTCAGGAAGAGGAGAAACAAGTTTGAGAGATGTGTCATTTGAG GGTGTTCAGGCAACTCTAGCTACCAACACAATAGGTCCTTTATTAATGGCAAAATACTTTTCACCGATGTTGTCCAAGGGATCTGGCTCTTTTGGCCTTCACAGTTCAAATAAAAAGGAAACCCATAGCGGCATATTAGTGAACATGTCTGCAAGAGTTGGTTCCATATCAGACAACG GTCTAGGGGGCTGGTACAGCTACAGAATGTCAAAGAGTGCCCTCAACATGGCAACAAGGAACCTGAGCATTGAACTAAGGCGACGGTCAAAGGGGAAAGTTATATGCATCGCGTTACACCCAGGAACAGTAAATACAGACTTATCTCGACCCTATCACCGTAACGTCCCCAAGGAAAAGCTGTTTAGCACTCTGCATTCCGTTGAGTGTATGATGGCAGTCATATCAAAGCTAACGTTGATGGATTCTGGCAAATATTTTGCTTTCGATGGGACAAAAATTCCATTTTGA